One stretch of Balneola sp. MJW-20 DNA includes these proteins:
- a CDS encoding TonB-dependent receptor — MLPVTGQNTSFIISGQVLNDETEEPVPFAYLHIEELNRTSLSEDDGRFEMRNIPSGTYTLTVHRIGYRTQSRTLQVNDNIKHLEIRLKETVLSSESVEIVGKKNEFSGSALEHASKNIFGTDLRRNLGSTLSQTLSDLPGFDQRTNGSAPARPVIRGLGGERVVILQDGIQTGDISAQSSDHSVTVDPSSADEIEIARGPAALAYGANAIGGVINIVKNQISSTVPSKLNGSFSLSGETVNTGASGAFTLQAPLGDFALKLNASGRFADDSQTPLGTIDNTYFRTTDDGIGVSWVKPWGYVGTSAGIYRSNYGIPPDPQGHPNGVDIEMSKFQYDATSEIVLKSPFLRVLETEFSFKNYNHKEIEGTTQSGRRVIGTEFDLMTTNFNLRTQHNELGFLSQGSIGIMSQFEDYKVEGAGTPPSQSFEIGAYLIEEADFNNLHLEAGLRFDVVHNSTPERGIFYSIGASIGNVDSTLFKNRTFTALSTSFAAIYDLGYGFSTGGNIIHSFRAPSLEELYSEGPHLASYSFDIGNPNLDPERALAKEIFIRFSKSRVNTELTLFHNDFSNYLYAQNTGRRNIQRSDLQDFQFTGTEALLYGTEFSIEFLPIQKIVVQSSLSYTIGERSVSVSEQAASGFTDDKRPLPMIPPFKFKGSIRYTNNKLEFGSRINLAAEQDRTGEFEQPTNGYSVLDAFAQYRVESGRLLHTFSLNVNNIFDETFRDHLSRIKELQPQPGRNISLLYRVYF; from the coding sequence ATGCTGCCGGTAACAGGGCAAAATACTTCCTTTATAATCAGTGGCCAGGTACTTAATGACGAAACAGAAGAACCTGTCCCCTTTGCCTACCTTCATATAGAAGAATTAAATAGAACTTCTCTTTCGGAAGATGATGGTCGTTTCGAGATGCGAAATATTCCGTCAGGCACCTACACCCTTACAGTTCATCGAATAGGATATCGTACCCAGTCCCGCACTCTGCAAGTAAATGACAATATCAAACATCTTGAGATTCGACTCAAAGAAACAGTATTGAGTTCTGAATCGGTAGAGATTGTAGGTAAAAAAAATGAATTTTCAGGCTCTGCACTGGAACATGCCTCAAAAAATATATTTGGTACAGATCTAAGAAGAAACCTTGGTTCTACGCTTTCTCAAACTCTTTCTGACCTGCCGGGTTTCGACCAGCGAACAAACGGATCAGCTCCGGCACGGCCTGTTATTCGCGGCCTTGGGGGAGAACGTGTGGTAATACTACAAGATGGAATTCAAACCGGAGACATTTCAGCTCAGTCATCAGATCATTCTGTTACGGTTGACCCTTCTTCTGCTGATGAGATCGAGATAGCCCGTGGCCCAGCTGCTCTTGCATACGGAGCAAACGCTATCGGTGGAGTAATCAATATTGTAAAAAACCAAATCTCCTCAACGGTTCCTTCCAAACTTAATGGCTCATTTTCTTTAAGTGGTGAGACAGTCAACACAGGTGCCAGTGGTGCTTTTACACTTCAGGCACCTCTTGGTGATTTTGCATTGAAGTTAAACGCAAGTGGAAGATTTGCGGATGACAGCCAAACACCCTTAGGCACAATTGATAATACTTATTTCAGAACCACTGACGATGGTATAGGAGTTTCGTGGGTAAAACCATGGGGATATGTCGGAACTTCTGCCGGGATATACCGAAGTAATTACGGAATCCCTCCAGATCCTCAAGGGCACCCAAATGGAGTTGATATTGAAATGAGTAAATTTCAATATGACGCCACTTCAGAGATCGTATTAAAGAGCCCTTTTCTCCGAGTTCTGGAAACAGAATTCTCTTTTAAGAATTATAATCATAAGGAGATAGAAGGTACTACCCAAAGCGGGAGAAGGGTTATCGGAACTGAATTTGACCTTATGACAACCAATTTCAATCTCAGGACTCAGCATAACGAGCTTGGATTCCTTTCTCAGGGTTCAATAGGAATTATGAGTCAGTTTGAGGATTATAAAGTTGAAGGTGCCGGTACTCCTCCATCTCAGAGTTTTGAGATAGGCGCATACCTGATCGAAGAAGCAGATTTCAACAACCTCCATCTAGAGGCAGGATTGCGATTTGATGTAGTACATAATTCGACTCCAGAACGGGGGATTTTTTATAGTATCGGTGCTTCGATTGGAAATGTTGACTCCACATTATTTAAAAATCGAACCTTTACGGCATTATCCACTTCATTTGCAGCGATTTACGATCTTGGGTATGGTTTTTCAACTGGGGGCAACATTATACACTCGTTTCGCGCACCTTCATTGGAAGAGCTATATTCCGAAGGCCCTCATCTGGCTTCTTACTCATTTGATATTGGTAATCCAAACCTAGATCCCGAGAGAGCTCTTGCAAAAGAAATATTCATCAGATTCAGCAAAAGTCGAGTAAATACTGAATTGACTCTATTCCATAACGACTTTTCCAATTACCTCTATGCTCAGAACACGGGCCGAAGAAATATCCAAAGATCTGACCTCCAAGACTTTCAATTTACGGGTACCGAAGCATTACTTTATGGTACAGAATTCTCGATTGAATTCCTGCCTATCCAAAAAATTGTGGTTCAAAGCAGCTTGAGTTATACCATCGGTGAAAGATCAGTGAGTGTAAGTGAGCAGGCTGCATCTGGATTCACAGACGATAAACGTCCCCTTCCGATGATTCCGCCTTTTAAGTTCAAAGGTTCTATCAGATATACCAACAACAAACTTGAATTTGGTAGCCGAATAAACTTAGCTGCAGAGCAAGACAGAACCGGAGAATTTGAGCAGCCAACTAACGGATATTCTGTACTAGATGCATTTGCACAATACAGAGTTGAATCTGGTAGATTACTTCATACTTTTTCACTAAATGTGAATAATATATTTGATGAAACCTTCCGGGATCACTTATCGCGCATCAAGGAATTACAACCTCAACCAGGCAGGAATATCAGTTTACTATACCGGGTGTACTTCTGA
- a CDS encoding SOS response-associated peptidase gives MFPTSAILTELYKGAVMCGRYALYEELDKLNDFLNAIERDGDYEPSYNVAPSQIVPVAVGSKDGNRYLGPMNWGFIPFPPKKDHRPFRVINTRDDSIMKKPFWKKALQERRCIVPINGFYEWKGPKGNKTPYYIHAREGVFLGLAGLWSEIRTEGDDHATFSIITTSPNELMEDIHDRMPAILHPSEFEWWLDRDHDDPAELLELLRPYPSEAMEAYIVSKAVGNVRNDNPELVQPAS, from the coding sequence ATGTTCCCGACTTCAGCGATCCTAACCGAATTGTATAAAGGTGCAGTTATGTGCGGACGATATGCCCTATACGAAGAGCTGGATAAACTTAACGACTTCCTGAATGCCATAGAGCGGGATGGGGATTACGAACCCAGTTATAATGTAGCTCCGTCTCAGATCGTGCCGGTTGCTGTAGGCTCAAAAGACGGTAATCGATACCTGGGTCCTATGAACTGGGGATTTATCCCTTTCCCTCCTAAAAAAGACCATCGTCCTTTTCGGGTTATTAACACGAGGGATGATTCCATCATGAAGAAGCCATTCTGGAAGAAGGCTCTGCAGGAGCGGAGGTGTATCGTACCTATCAACGGATTCTACGAATGGAAGGGCCCTAAAGGCAATAAGACCCCTTATTACATTCATGCAAGGGAAGGCGTTTTCCTGGGGTTAGCAGGGCTGTGGTCAGAGATAAGAACCGAAGGTGATGATCATGCAACTTTCTCTATCATAACGACTTCACCCAATGAGCTAATGGAGGATATACATGATCGCATGCCTGCGATATTACATCCATCGGAGTTTGAATGGTGGCTGGACCGGGATCATGATGATCCTGCAGAGCTGCTGGAACTATTAAGGCCTTATCCGTCGGAAGCCATGGAAGCTTATATTGTCAGTAAAGCCGTGGGGAATGTGCGTAATGATAATCCGGAACTGGTTCAGCCTGCTTCGTGA
- a CDS encoding elongation factor G, with the protein MKVYNPTHIRNVVILGHSGSGKTTLAETMLFESGAINRRGSVEEENTISDYHPLEKEKKKSIFSSFMNLDWRGHKINLIDTPGTADYIGEVAGPLRVADTALFALNSEKGVETATDSLWKYARKFNVPSIFVVNKLDYEQSNFWKTVDESREHFGREVTVIQYPFSEGNDFHAIIDVLRMTMYEFPEGGGKPDKLPIPDSEKARAEKLHQELVEVVAENDETLMDIYFEQGELDEEQMEHGLHLSLVNEQIFPVFCACASRNMGTGRIMGFIDDVGPNPLEVQPPKTVDGEDFKIDPDGKPVMFLFKTHSESHVGDLIYFKAYGGTIKPGMDLINESNSTAVRLGNLFLTEGHKRQEVTEVQAGDIAAVVKLKDSEVNDTLHEKGSAVKLMPISFPPTTIRTAVRLKKEGDEDKLGTALHQIHREDPSVVIEHSQELKQVIIHGQGEEHLAVIEHQLKNRFGLDVEFITPKIPYRETITKGVKVQYKHKKQSGGAGQYAEVYLLVEPFTEGMPAPADIKVRDVQEIELGWGGKLVFQNCIVGGVIDNRFMPAIVKGVMEKMENGPMSGCRARDIRVSVYDGSMHSVDSNEAAFKTAARMAFRNAFLDANPQLMEPVYEIEVTVPSDYMGDVMSDLGTRRGQIQGMDAEGALQKIKATVPLEELDHYSTKLKSMTQGSATYTREFSHYASAPFDVQERVMKENAELEEA; encoded by the coding sequence ATGAAAGTTTATAATCCCACACACATTCGTAATGTGGTCATCCTCGGACACTCCGGCTCCGGGAAAACCACACTCGCCGAAACCATGCTGTTTGAATCCGGAGCAATCAACAGAAGAGGAAGTGTAGAAGAAGAAAACACCATTTCTGACTACCACCCGCTGGAGAAGGAAAAGAAGAAATCCATATTCTCCTCTTTCATGAACCTCGACTGGAGAGGTCATAAGATCAACCTGATCGACACTCCCGGTACCGCTGATTATATCGGGGAAGTTGCCGGCCCACTGAGAGTAGCTGATACCGCATTATTTGCGCTGAACTCTGAGAAAGGAGTGGAAACCGCTACCGATTCACTTTGGAAATACGCCCGAAAGTTTAATGTGCCTTCCATTTTTGTAGTAAATAAACTGGACTACGAGCAATCAAATTTCTGGAAAACAGTAGATGAGTCCCGCGAACATTTTGGTCGGGAAGTTACGGTTATACAATATCCCTTCAGTGAGGGTAATGACTTCCATGCCATTATTGACGTCTTGCGTATGACCATGTACGAGTTTCCGGAAGGAGGAGGTAAACCTGATAAATTACCTATTCCGGATTCTGAAAAAGCACGGGCCGAAAAGCTTCACCAGGAACTGGTGGAAGTGGTTGCAGAGAATGACGAGACCCTGATGGATATCTATTTTGAGCAGGGAGAACTGGATGAAGAGCAGATGGAACACGGACTGCACTTATCACTGGTGAATGAACAGATCTTCCCGGTATTTTGTGCCTGCGCGTCCCGAAACATGGGTACCGGTCGAATCATGGGCTTTATTGATGATGTAGGACCGAATCCTCTGGAAGTCCAGCCTCCCAAGACCGTAGATGGAGAAGACTTTAAGATCGATCCTGACGGTAAACCGGTAATGTTCCTCTTCAAAACCCACTCGGAGTCTCATGTCGGAGACCTGATCTATTTCAAAGCATACGGTGGAACGATCAAACCTGGAATGGACCTGATCAATGAATCTAATTCTACAGCAGTCAGGCTGGGTAACCTCTTTCTGACCGAAGGACATAAACGTCAAGAGGTAACCGAGGTTCAGGCAGGGGATATCGCTGCCGTAGTAAAACTGAAAGACAGTGAAGTGAATGATACCCTTCATGAGAAAGGCAGTGCTGTTAAATTGATGCCAATAAGCTTTCCGCCGACTACTATCCGTACTGCAGTCAGACTGAAGAAAGAAGGCGATGAAGACAAGCTGGGTACTGCCTTGCATCAGATCCACCGTGAAGACCCCTCTGTTGTGATAGAACACAGTCAGGAACTGAAGCAGGTGATCATACATGGCCAGGGTGAAGAGCACCTTGCAGTGATCGAGCATCAGCTGAAGAATCGTTTCGGACTGGATGTGGAATTCATAACTCCTAAGATCCCCTACCGAGAAACCATTACCAAAGGAGTAAAGGTGCAATACAAGCATAAGAAGCAGTCTGGCGGTGCAGGGCAGTATGCAGAAGTGTATTTACTGGTTGAACCTTTTACAGAAGGAATGCCTGCTCCGGCAGATATCAAGGTCCGTGATGTACAGGAGATCGAACTGGGCTGGGGTGGTAAACTGGTATTTCAGAATTGTATTGTCGGTGGTGTGATCGATAACCGATTCATGCCGGCTATTGTCAAAGGGGTGATGGAGAAAATGGAGAACGGTCCTATGAGCGGTTGCCGGGCCAGAGATATCCGGGTTTCCGTATATGACGGATCCATGCACTCCGTTGACTCTAATGAAGCCGCTTTCAAAACCGCTGCCAGAATGGCTTTCCGGAATGCGTTTCTGGATGCAAATCCGCAGCTGATGGAGCCGGTTTATGAGATCGAAGTCACTGTACCTTCTGATTATATGGGAGATGTGATGAGTGATCTCGGAACCCGAAGAGGGCAGATTCAGGGGATGGATGCAGAGGGAGCCTTGCAAAAGATCAAAGCGACGGTACCGCTGGAAGAGCTGGATCATTATTCCACTAAGCTCAAGTCTATGACCCAGGGAAGTGCAACCTACACCCGGGAATTCTCACATTATGCCTCTGCACCATTTGATGTGCAGGAGCGGGTGATGAAGGAGAATGCGGAGCTGGAAGAGGCTTAG
- the ppdK gene encoding pyruvate, phosphate dikinase has protein sequence MADLKHVYRFGKETDGNRSMRELLGGKGANLAEMCSIGIPVPPGFTISTQACKHTIDNDMEWPEGLREQVNEGVFHVEGEMNKKLGDKEDPLLLSVRSGAAVSMPGMMDTILNLGMNDKVAEALIRKTGNERFVFDSYRRFIDMFGDVVMGVSHEYFEEAITSLKEQSGVQNDTDLTASQLSELTDKYKAIYRKHTGHMFPEDPMEQLELAINAVFKSWNSGRAIKYREISGIKGLIGTGVNVQAMVFGNMSSECATGVCFTRNPSTGERELYGEYLVNAQGEDVVAGIRTPEPISSMKKRIPAVYDELLSYTHKLEDHYKNMQDIEFTVQEGKLFILQTRNGKRTGAAAVRIAVDLVQENIVSKEEAIAELVEAEHIDQLLHPQFENGDVKEKDLIGKGLPASPGAAVGKVVFDSKRAEELAEQGEMVILVRIETSPEDVGGMSSAEGILTSRGGMTSHAAVVARGWGKPCVAGCGDIVINYREHSFTNGDLIIKEGDWISIDGTRGFVIKGQKNMIPPKLSDEYEIFMRWVGEFESMQVRANAETPEDAEMARGLGATGIGLARTEHMFFKDDRVTAMRRMIIAEDEKERREALMELLPYQKEDFIGIFRTMEDLPVTVRLLDPPLHEFLPSEDEEVERVAQELGVTEKLLRIKIEALKEFNPMLGHRGCRLGVTYPEITEMQTRAILEAALELKAEGINAKPEIMIPLVGSVNEFVNQRAVVERTAEKVFSEHKDSIDFLIGTMIEVPRAALVANEIAREADFFSFGTNDLTQMTLGYSRDDATKFIPYYLDNGILGEDPFQTLDQQGVGQLVQMGTELGRAGNPKLKVGICGEHGGDPASIEFCFKLGLNYVSCSPYRVPIAHLSIAKAAIKGVKTSVNQN, from the coding sequence ATGGCGGATTTAAAGCATGTCTATAGGTTTGGAAAGGAAACGGATGGAAACAGGTCAATGCGGGAGCTCCTGGGTGGAAAAGGAGCCAATCTTGCTGAAATGTGTAGTATAGGGATCCCGGTTCCTCCCGGATTCACGATCTCAACTCAGGCCTGTAAGCATACTATCGATAATGATATGGAATGGCCCGAAGGATTACGTGAGCAGGTAAATGAAGGTGTGTTTCACGTAGAAGGAGAAATGAATAAAAAGCTGGGTGATAAAGAAGATCCGCTTTTACTTTCCGTGCGTTCCGGAGCTGCAGTATCAATGCCGGGGATGATGGATACGATCCTGAACCTGGGTATGAATGATAAAGTTGCAGAAGCCCTGATCAGAAAGACCGGTAACGAACGATTTGTCTTTGACAGCTACCGTCGGTTTATCGATATGTTCGGTGATGTAGTAATGGGAGTCAGTCATGAATATTTTGAAGAGGCGATTACCTCACTGAAAGAGCAGTCCGGGGTTCAAAATGATACGGATCTGACCGCATCACAGCTTAGCGAACTTACCGATAAGTATAAAGCCATCTATCGTAAGCATACCGGTCATATGTTCCCGGAAGACCCAATGGAACAACTGGAACTCGCGATAAATGCAGTATTCAAATCCTGGAATAGCGGTCGAGCGATCAAGTACCGTGAAATTAGCGGGATCAAAGGACTTATAGGTACTGGTGTGAATGTTCAGGCCATGGTATTTGGAAATATGAGTTCAGAATGTGCCACGGGTGTATGTTTTACACGAAATCCATCCACAGGCGAACGAGAACTGTATGGTGAATATCTGGTGAATGCACAGGGAGAAGATGTCGTGGCAGGTATCAGAACACCTGAGCCCATCAGCAGCATGAAGAAACGTATTCCGGCTGTGTATGATGAACTCCTGTCTTATACTCATAAGCTCGAAGATCATTACAAAAACATGCAGGATATTGAGTTTACAGTACAGGAAGGGAAGCTCTTCATTCTCCAGACCAGAAATGGTAAAAGAACCGGAGCCGCAGCGGTGCGGATCGCGGTGGATCTGGTCCAGGAAAATATTGTCAGTAAAGAGGAAGCGATTGCTGAGCTGGTAGAAGCAGAGCATATCGATCAGTTACTCCATCCGCAATTTGAAAACGGAGACGTCAAGGAAAAAGACCTTATAGGTAAGGGACTTCCGGCTTCTCCCGGAGCTGCTGTAGGTAAAGTGGTATTCGACTCAAAACGGGCTGAAGAACTTGCAGAACAGGGAGAAATGGTGATCCTGGTTCGTATTGAAACCAGCCCTGAAGATGTTGGAGGTATGTCATCTGCCGAAGGTATTCTAACTTCCCGAGGCGGTATGACCAGTCATGCGGCTGTAGTGGCGCGAGGCTGGGGAAAACCTTGTGTGGCCGGTTGTGGAGACATCGTAATCAATTATCGCGAACACAGTTTTACTAACGGTGACCTGATTATCAAAGAAGGAGACTGGATCTCTATCGACGGAACCAGAGGATTTGTTATTAAAGGCCAGAAAAACATGATACCGCCTAAGCTAAGTGATGAATATGAGATCTTCATGCGCTGGGTAGGTGAATTTGAAAGTATGCAGGTCAGGGCGAATGCAGAAACTCCGGAAGATGCTGAAATGGCACGAGGACTGGGAGCAACCGGTATCGGTCTGGCCAGAACAGAGCATATGTTCTTTAAAGATGATCGCGTAACCGCTATGCGTAGAATGATCATTGCAGAAGATGAAAAAGAGCGGCGTGAAGCTCTTATGGAGCTGCTTCCTTATCAGAAAGAGGACTTCATAGGGATATTCAGAACCATGGAAGATCTTCCGGTAACGGTAAGATTACTGGACCCGCCATTGCATGAGTTCCTGCCGTCTGAAGATGAGGAAGTGGAACGGGTTGCCCAGGAACTGGGAGTTACCGAAAAACTTCTGAGGATCAAGATCGAAGCATTGAAGGAATTTAATCCAATGCTCGGGCACCGTGGTTGCCGCTTAGGGGTTACATATCCTGAGATCACGGAAATGCAGACCAGAGCCATACTGGAAGCCGCACTGGAACTAAAAGCTGAGGGTATTAACGCGAAACCGGAGATCATGATCCCGCTGGTAGGCTCAGTTAATGAATTCGTAAATCAGCGTGCTGTTGTAGAAAGAACAGCCGAAAAGGTATTCAGTGAGCATAAAGACTCTATTGATTTCCTGATCGGAACTATGATCGAAGTCCCGAGAGCTGCTCTTGTGGCGAATGAGATCGCCCGTGAAGCTGATTTCTTCTCATTCGGAACCAATGATCTCACTCAGATGACCCTGGGGTACAGCCGGGATGATGCTACCAAGTTCATTCCTTATTATCTGGATAATGGAATACTGGGAGAGGATCCTTTCCAGACGCTGGATCAGCAGGGGGTTGGACAACTGGTTCAAATGGGTACCGAACTCGGCCGGGCCGGTAATCCTAAGCTGAAAGTAGGGATCTGTGGTGAGCACGGTGGAGATCCTGCCAGTATAGAATTTTGCTTTAAACTGGGGCTGAATTATGTATCCTGTTCTCCATATAGGGTACCCATTGCTCATTTATCAATCGCAAAAGCGGCGATAAAGGGTGTTAAGACCTCTGTCAATCAGAATTAA
- a CDS encoding asparaginase: MKKILLIQTGGTIAMSAKGEGVELDPEAWSSHLVEQIPQLNQLAEIHTIPLFFEDSSDLNASHWDQLSHCIEDNYDNFDGFVVLHGTDTMAYTASALSFTLQNLAKPVIFTGSQVPMSSLRSDARRNLINSIEMATTGLQEVAICFNDHVYKGNRSTKLSIGDFDAFGSPNYPVIAEIGLNIEFHGQPESTKGPFSVQTGFNNQVFVLTVHPSLDHRILDCLNLSQLKAVIVRSFGSGNFPMKGEFNLLPFFKKCLQHDVIVAIVSQADFDAVDMTKYPAGRAALDCGVISGADLTLEAALTKMMYLLAQYSDTDRIRDNFIKALAGEMTVRSSQ; this comes from the coding sequence ATGAAAAAAATTCTGCTAATTCAGACTGGCGGTACTATCGCTATGAGTGCAAAAGGTGAAGGCGTGGAGCTGGATCCGGAAGCATGGTCTTCCCACCTGGTTGAACAGATACCGCAATTAAATCAGCTGGCTGAGATCCATACCATTCCCCTCTTTTTTGAAGATAGTTCAGATCTGAATGCTTCTCACTGGGATCAGCTAAGCCATTGTATCGAAGATAATTACGATAATTTTGATGGTTTTGTAGTACTACACGGAACTGATACCATGGCCTATACCGCCTCTGCTTTATCTTTTACTTTACAGAACCTGGCCAAACCGGTCATCTTCACAGGAAGTCAGGTTCCCATGAGCAGCCTGAGAAGTGATGCCCGGCGTAATCTGATCAACTCCATAGAGATGGCTACCACCGGACTACAGGAAGTAGCCATCTGTTTTAACGATCATGTATACAAAGGAAACCGTTCTACCAAACTCAGCATCGGTGACTTCGATGCCTTTGGTTCTCCAAATTATCCCGTAATTGCAGAGATCGGACTTAATATTGAATTTCATGGACAACCGGAATCAACTAAAGGTCCGTTTTCGGTTCAGACCGGGTTCAATAACCAGGTCTTCGTTCTGACCGTACATCCTTCCCTGGATCACCGGATACTGGATTGTCTGAACCTAAGTCAGCTCAAAGCCGTGATCGTTCGTTCTTTTGGAAGCGGTAATTTTCCTATGAAAGGGGAATTTAACCTGCTCCCTTTCTTTAAAAAATGCCTGCAACATGATGTGATCGTGGCCATTGTGTCCCAGGCCGATTTTGATGCAGTGGATATGACCAAATATCCGGCCGGCAGGGCAGCGCTTGACTGCGGGGTGATTTCAGGGGCTGACCTTACCCTCGAAGCAGCTTTGACCAAAATGATGTATTTGCTTGCTCAGTATTCAGATACGGATCGTATTCGTGATAACTTTATTAAGGCTCTGGCCGGCGAAATGACCGTCCGAAGCTCACAGTAA
- a CDS encoding ribonuclease H-like domain-containing protein has protein sequence MYFIFDLETIPDFDFVRKVLHDHDSDEEQLLEIASEKLARNKSGFLPPMYHRVVSWVGLWIENTGQPRQQVSWNGENEKEGLEKIFRAIGTYKDFGLIHHNGKGFDIPVLLYRAMKHGLQMPVRMNDYDIRYRYSKYNVDLVDEFSNYGASSWPKLAHLGQLIGIPFKQTGEGNIVLDMYREGKLAEIEHYCQEDVMATYVVWLYEQFTIGAIPKDQFENLRDRAMTKLKEIQSTGPAPSSD, from the coding sequence ATGTATTTCATTTTTGACCTGGAGACCATTCCCGATTTCGATTTTGTGCGGAAAGTGCTGCACGACCATGACTCGGATGAAGAGCAGCTGCTTGAGATCGCTTCGGAAAAACTGGCCCGCAATAAGTCAGGTTTTCTTCCTCCCATGTATCACCGGGTAGTATCCTGGGTAGGACTGTGGATCGAAAATACCGGTCAGCCCAGGCAGCAGGTCTCCTGGAACGGAGAAAATGAGAAAGAGGGACTTGAAAAGATCTTCCGGGCCATTGGCACTTACAAAGACTTTGGACTGATCCATCACAACGGCAAGGGGTTTGACATTCCCGTACTACTTTACCGGGCCATGAAGCACGGACTGCAGATGCCGGTGCGCATGAACGACTACGACATCCGCTACCGCTACAGCAAGTACAATGTGGACTTGGTGGATGAATTCAGTAACTACGGGGCCAGCTCCTGGCCAAAACTGGCTCACCTTGGACAACTGATCGGAATTCCCTTTAAGCAGACAGGAGAAGGTAATATCGTACTGGATATGTACCGGGAAGGAAAACTGGCTGAGATCGAACACTACTGCCAGGAAGATGTAATGGCTACTTATGTGGTCTGGCTGTATGAGCAGTTCACCATCGGTGCTATCCCGAAAGATCAGTTCGAAAATCTACGGGACCGTGCCATGACCAAACTGAAGGAGATACAATCTACGGGGCCTGCTCCTTCTTCAGACTGA
- a CDS encoding NAD(P)/FAD-dependent oxidoreductase translates to MSKYDYDMIVIGGGAAGLTGSGIAANLGAKTMMVEKERLGGDCTWTGCIPSKALLKSARLVRQLKEGSRYGLKDQEVSFDFPEIMDHVRKTIQEVYEDADRPEIFEEMGITVTHGKAKFKDPHTILIEKKDGITETYSSRYFLIATGARAFIPPIPGLNDTNYLTSHSLFEIKEQPDHLLIIGGGPIGTEMAQSFRSLGSEVTVVDAGSGILHKEDPEMVNILQDRLIRQGVKYHFNAEVHEVTEREGELTVHFDCGDTEFEIKGDALLVATGRTANTASLELENTGVIYTAKGVHVDDSCRTNVSHIFASGDVTGEYQFTHMSEHMSKVAVTRALIKIPMKIDRDHVPRVTFTDPELAQIGASEEELKKKGISHEVYRFPYSKIDRALAENDTEGMIKVMAKKLSGNILGATAVGPHAGEIISEYALAMKNGVSMRSLADTIHPYPSWGLGARRAADQWYIRNQSEWSVKWIKRIFGYRGDVPDFSDPNRIV, encoded by the coding sequence ATGTCCAAGTATGATTATGACATGATCGTGATAGGGGGAGGAGCTGCCGGACTCACCGGTTCCGGAATTGCTGCTAACCTCGGGGCCAAAACCATGATGGTTGAAAAGGAACGTCTCGGTGGTGATTGTACCTGGACCGGTTGTATCCCGAGTAAAGCATTATTAAAGTCTGCCCGTCTGGTTAGGCAACTCAAAGAAGGGAGTCGATACGGTCTGAAAGATCAGGAAGTCTCTTTTGACTTCCCTGAGATCATGGATCATGTACGTAAAACCATACAGGAAGTCTATGAAGATGCGGACCGTCCTGAAATTTTTGAAGAAATGGGGATCACGGTTACCCATGGGAAAGCAAAATTCAAAGATCCGCACACAATTCTCATTGAAAAAAAGGATGGCATTACTGAAACATACAGCTCCCGCTATTTCCTGATCGCCACCGGAGCAAGGGCATTTATTCCGCCCATTCCCGGCCTGAATGATACTAACTATCTTACCAGCCACAGTTTGTTTGAAATTAAAGAACAGCCCGACCACCTGCTGATCATCGGTGGTGGTCCCATAGGAACGGAAATGGCGCAGTCCTTCCGAAGCCTGGGTTCTGAAGTGACCGTAGTGGATGCCGGTTCAGGAATCCTTCACAAGGAAGATCCAGAGATGGTTAACATACTGCAGGACAGATTGATAAGGCAGGGAGTAAAATATCATTTTAATGCAGAAGTTCATGAAGTCACTGAACGAGAAGGGGAATTGACCGTGCATTTTGATTGCGGGGATACAGAGTTCGAAATAAAAGGAGATGCACTGCTGGTGGCTACCGGAAGAACAGCTAATACCGCCTCCCTGGAACTTGAAAATACAGGTGTTATTTACACGGCAAAAGGCGTTCATGTGGATGATTCCTGCAGGACCAATGTTTCCCATATCTTTGCATCTGGAGATGTGACCGGTGAATATCAGTTTACGCACATGAGCGAGCATATGTCTAAAGTGGCGGTTACCCGTGCATTGATCAAGATCCCAATGAAGATCGACAGGGATCATGTACCGAGGGTAACATTTACAGATCCCGAGCTGGCTCAGATTGGAGCCTCTGAAGAGGAGCTTAAAAAGAAAGGGATCAGTCACGAAGTATATCGTTTTCCTTATTCGAAGATTGATCGTGCGCTGGCAGAGAATGATACTGAGGGAATGATCAAGGTCATGGCTAAAAAATTGAGCGGCAATATATTAGGAGCAACAGCTGTAGGGCCTCATGCGGGTGAGATCATCTCAGAGTATGCTCTTGCGATGAAGAATGGTGTATCCATGCGAAGTCTTGCAGATACCATTCATCCTTATCCAAGCTGGGGGCTCGGGGCCCGGCGTGCTGCTGACCAGTGGTATATCCGTAACCAGAGTGAATGGTCGGTTAAATGGATCAAACGGATTTTTGGATACAGGGGAGATGTTCCCGACTTCAGCGATCCTAACCGAATTGTATAA